One Thermofilum pendens Hrk 5 DNA segment encodes these proteins:
- a CDS encoding flavin reductase family protein: MQGVGYVEVELRRHTRLLHPKLVALIVSVDASGRPNFMPAAWLTPVSVKPPLVAVAVAPERYTYSLVKSSGVFTVNPVDAGMLRVVEEAGSVSGRDVDKASSLGVRFLPALRVGAPCIEGALACLECRLWAEYPAGDHSILVGEVQAARARRDAWSGAVYDLAKARLLLHLGGDEYATASRLG; encoded by the coding sequence GTGCAAGGCGTTGGGTACGTCGAGGTAGAGCTTAGGAGGCACACTAGGCTACTCCACCCCAAGCTCGTCGCGCTCATAGTCTCCGTCGACGCCTCGGGTAGGCCGAACTTCATGCCGGCCGCGTGGCTCACACCTGTATCTGTGAAGCCCCCGCTCGTAGCGGTAGCGGTGGCGCCGGAGAGGTACACCTACAGCTTGGTGAAGTCCAGCGGGGTGTTCACGGTGAACCCTGTCGACGCGGGCATGCTCAGGGTAGTCGAGGAGGCCGGGTCCGTCTCCGGGAGGGATGTCGACAAGGCTTCCTCGCTGGGCGTAAGGTTCCTGCCAGCCCTCAGGGTGGGGGCGCCGTGCATCGAGGGTGCGCTCGCCTGCCTGGAGTGCAGGCTCTGGGCCGAGTACCCCGCCGGCGACCATTCCATTCTAGTCGGCGAGGTGCAGGCCGCTAGGGCTAGGCGGGACGCCTGGAGCGGGGCCGTCTACGACCTAGCGAAGGCGCGCCTGTTGCTACACCTAGGGGGAGACGAGTACGCGACTGCATCGAGGCTAGGCTAG
- a CDS encoding asparagine synthetase A, with protein sequence MGQETRFIAFNSARESLAKLHPAVLELEKMARDRDSYVKFLEEWTRYSWKWARESKYATVFRIQASILRAIREYLDSHGFTEALPPIIGPVTDPGIRGAKQVTVDFYGHEYKVMSSAILYKQYMAAVLGKVYFVSPNIRLEPNDSIFTGRHLVEFFQVDIEILDGTLEDAMSLAEGLFMHVARYVEEVHGADLEKLGRTLPEYRTPFARYTHAEAVELVNRLGCRNPRNTEILWECEKVLSAHHTSPLFIYGYPKGSRGFYNREDPERPGYLRDFDMLYPEGFGEAISGGEREYEPAKVIARIKESGEDPKKYKWFLEMLRDFYPLKTAGFGIGVERLTRYICGLRAVWESRPYPKVAGIGPTP encoded by the coding sequence ATGGGACAGGAAACCCGGTTTATCGCATTTAACAGTGCACGCGAAAGTTTGGCAAAACTTCACCCGGCGGTGCTGGAGCTCGAGAAGATGGCTAGGGATAGGGATTCGTACGTCAAGTTCCTAGAGGAGTGGACAAGGTACTCGTGGAAGTGGGCTAGGGAAAGCAAGTACGCCACGGTCTTCAGGATCCAAGCGTCGATACTCCGCGCTATTCGAGAGTACTTGGACTCCCACGGCTTTACTGAGGCGTTGCCGCCGATAATAGGTCCCGTCACTGACCCGGGCATAAGGGGGGCTAAGCAGGTTACCGTGGACTTCTACGGGCACGAGTACAAGGTCATGTCCAGCGCTATACTCTACAAGCAGTACATGGCGGCGGTATTGGGTAAGGTCTACTTCGTCTCTCCGAACATCAGGCTTGAGCCCAACGACAGCATTTTCACGGGTAGGCACCTCGTCGAGTTCTTCCAGGTCGACATAGAGATTCTGGACGGCACGCTGGAGGACGCTATGAGCCTGGCCGAGGGCTTATTCATGCATGTTGCTAGGTACGTCGAGGAGGTGCACGGCGCGGACCTCGAGAAGCTTGGTAGGACCCTCCCAGAGTACAGGACACCGTTCGCGAGGTATACCCACGCCGAGGCGGTGGAGCTGGTAAACAGGCTGGGCTGTAGAAACCCGAGGAACACCGAGATCCTCTGGGAGTGCGAGAAGGTTCTATCGGCCCACCACACGAGCCCTCTGTTCATATACGGGTATCCCAAGGGGTCTAGGGGCTTCTACAACAGGGAGGACCCGGAGAGGCCTGGCTACCTAAGGGACTTCGACATGCTTTACCCCGAGGGCTTCGGGGAGGCTATATCGGGAGGCGAGCGCGAGTACGAGCCGGCCAAGGTTATCGCTAGGATAAAGGAGTCCGGGGAGGACCCGAAGAAGTACAAGTGGTTCCTGGAGATGCTCAGGGACTTCTACCCCTTAAAGACGGCCGGCTTCGGCATAGGGGTGGAGAGGCTGACTAGGTACATATGCGGCCTTAGGGCTGTGTGGGAGTCTAGGCCGTACCCCAAGGTCGCCGGGATAGGCCCAACCCCCTAA